GCATTGGAGCAAAACGCCCTCTCGGCCGACGGACGACCAGATCCGCCGTCGCGCATACGAGCTATGGCAGGCGGCCGGCTCCCCGCCGAGCGACGGCCGCGAGTTCTGGATCGCGGCGCTCCGGGATCTGGGACTCGCTTCCTGAGCGTCGGACACTCTCGGTCGGCGAACTCGCTGCTGGCGATGGTCCGCAGCGCGCGTTAGGCTCCGCTGTCGGCGTCCTGGACGTTCGATCGCAGCGGAGCCCTCCCCATGACACCCCGCTTTCCGCGTTGGTCCCCGGCGTTCCTCCTCTTCCTGGTCGCGGCGAGCCTGGCGAACGCCCAGACGCCCGGCGATGAGCCCTGGCTGAAACCCTACGAAGGACCGACCCGCACCGACGTCGACGCCACGACGCTCGACGGGAAGGTCCTTTGCGGCTACCAGGGATGGCACAACACTCCCTGCGACGGTGCGGGGTTCGGATTCACGCACTGGGGCGAACGCCTGGGACAACCCAACGCCCGGCTGGTCGTCGACCTCTGGCCCGACGTCTCCGAGTACGCCCCCGAAGACCTCTGCGACGTCCCCGGCCTGACGATGCCCGACGGCTCCCCCGCCAAGGTCTACAGCGCCTTCCGCAAGGGCCCCGTGCTCGTCCACACGCGCTGGATGCGAGAGTACGGGATCGACGGCGTCTTCCTCAGCCGGTTCATCGGCGAGGCCAGCAGCCCCAAGCGGTCGAAGCACGTCAATCAGGTCCTCGCCAACGTCCGCGAAGGCTGCCACCGCGAAGGTCGGGTCTGGGCGATGATGCTGGACCTCTCCGGCGGCCGCAACACCCAGCGCGTCAAGGACGATTGGACATTCCTCTGCGACAAGGTCAAGGTTCGGGAAGACTCCCGATACCTCCACCACCAGGGCAAGCCCGTCGTCCTCCTCTGGGGCCTGGGGTTCAAGGACCGGAACTGGACCGTCGAGCAGGCCAGGGAACTCATCGACTTCTTCAAGAACGACCCGAAGTACGGCGGCGTCTACCTGATCGGCGGCGTCGACGCCAACTGGCGGACCCTGAAGGGAGACTCGCGCACCGAGCCCGAGTGGGCCGACGTCTACCGTTCCTTCGATGCGGTCAGCCCCTGGGACGCCGGCCGCTATCGCGACGACGCCTCGATGGACCGCGCCCGCCAACGCATCTGGGAGGGGGACGTCGCCGAGTTGAAGGCCGCCGGCAAAGGGTACATGCCCACGGCTTTCCCCGGCTTCTCCTGGGACAACCTCCAGCGCCTGCAACCCGGCCGCTCGCTGATCCCCCGGCGCAAGGGAGAATTCTACTGGCGGCAGTTCGCCACCTTCCGCGACTTGGGGATTAGGACGGTCTTCGTCGGCATGTTCGACGAGGTCGACGAGGGGACGGCGATCTACAAGCTGGCCGACCGAACCCCGGCGGGCCAACGATTCGCCTCCACCGAGGGCGTCCCGAACGACTGGTACCTGACGCTGACGGGCGCGGCGACGCGGATGATCCGGGGTGACGCCCCGTTGTCATGGACGATTCCCTCGCCTCCCGCCGCCCCAGCAGGCTCGGGCCGGTGACCCCGACGGTTTTCGCCTCGGTCTCGCTGGCCGCGGTCGCCCAGCCGTGTTAGCTTCAACAGTGTGAGGAGTCGACTCGGTGAGCGAGTCTGGGGTGACGACCCGTAGAGAGGGTGGACCCATGAAAGTCGGCCTGTTGACGGGTGGAGGCGACTGTCCCGGCTTGAACGCCGTGATCCGGGCCGTCACGCGCCGGGTGGCCGACGCGGGGGGCTCCTGCCTGGGGATCCAGGAAGGTTGGCGGGGACTGATCCGGGGGATGTTTCGGCCTCTGACCCCCGAGGACGTGGACCCGACCATCGGCATGGGAGGAACGATCCTCGGCTCCTCCCGCACGAACCCCTACAAGAGCCCGGACGCCGACGTCCCCAACCTTCGCCGCAACTTCGCGGAGGCCGGCCTCGACGCCCTCATCGTCGTCGGCGGCGATGACACGCTGGGCGTGGCGGCGCGCCTGATCAACGACTTCGAGCTGCCGATCGTCGGCGTCCCCAAGACGATCGACAACGACCTGGAACTGGCCGACTTCTCGTTCGGCTTCGACACGGCGGTCAACGTCGTCGTCGAATCCGTCGAACGGCTTCGCACCACGGCGGAAAGCCACCGTCGCGTGATGGTCGTCGAGACCATGGGTCGCTCGACTGGATGGCTCGCCTGCTTCGCCGGGATGGCGGTCGGGGCCGACTACATCCTCGTCCCCGAGGTCCCCATCGAAGTCCCCCACCTGATCGCCTCGCTCCGTCGCAAACGCGAGGCGGGGAAGAACCACGCGATCGTCCTCGTCGCCGAGGGCGCCCGCTACCCCGACGCCAGCCCCGCCGTCCTGGAATCCGACGCCTTCGGCCACCCCCGGCTGGGAGGCGTCGGCTCGCTGGTCGCCCACGCGATCGACCGCCAGCTTCGCGCCGAGACTCGCACGGTCGTTCTCGGCCACCTCCAACGCGGCGGCGCGCCGACGGTCCACGACCGCGTCCTCGCCACCCGCATGGGCCTCGCCGCCGCCGAACTCATCCTCCGACGCCGCTTCGGGACCGTCTTGACCCTCCGCGGCTCGCAGATCGCCGACGTCCCCCTCGAGTCCTCGGTCCTCGCCACCCGCTCCCTCGATCTGGCCTACTACCAGGACGCCGCCGCGTTCTTCTACTGAGACCGATCGAAGATTCTCGCAGGTCGCCGCTTGACGAGCCGCCGCCCAATCGATATCTAGACAGACAGTCTGTCTATGATTCTTCGGAGGTGTTCCGACATGGGCATCGATCAGGTGACGGACGGCGAGCTGGCCGTCCTGGAGGTGATCTGGAAGCGGGGCGACCCGACCAGTCGGGACATCGCCAGCGCGATCTACGACGACGTGAGCGACTCCAAGACAGCCACCGTGCAGAAGCTCCTGGAGCGGCTTGAGTCCAAGGGCTGCGTCCAACGCGACCGGAGCGAACGAGCGCATCGGTTCCGGGCGAAGATCAGCCGCGAGGACTTCCTGGAGAACCGCCTCCAGGCGCTGGCGGATCAGGTCTGCGAGGGCTCCCTCGCCCCCCTGGTGACGACCCTCCTGCGCTCGAAGGAGTTGACCCGACAAGACCTCGACGCGTTGCGCAAACTCGTCGACGACCTCTGGCCGTCGGGCGAGTGAGCCGCGATCGAACATCGCCTCTCCCCCCGGAGAGGGCAGCCGCGCAGCGGCGGGTGAGGGTCGTCGGATTTCAGATCGAGCGTCGCGGAGGGGCAATTGGTCTGACCCCTCGCGGGGGAAGACAGACCGCGCAGCGGTCAGATGAGGGGGACGACCGCCAAGGAGTTCTCAGTTGTTAGTTCCCAGTTCTCAGACGTGAGGGCTCACACTCCTCTCTGACGACTGATAACTGACAACTCCCAAGCGGCCACCTTCTTCCGCGAGGGGAGAAGGCCGTTATGGCTGAAGGGATGAGGAGTCCTCAGCCCTGCGGGAAATGGCGCCTGGACAACCCCTGCGGCCCAGAAGTAGGTCAGATCATCCGCTCCCCATCGCGAGGACATTTATGAACATGTTCTGGGCGATCATCCTGAGCAACGCGGTCGTCGCCGGCCTGATGGCGATCACCGCGGCGCTGATCGGCCGGCTCTGGAAAAACCCCGCGGCCGTCCATGTCCTGTGGCTGGCGGTCCTCGTCAAGCTCTTCACGCCCCCGCTGGCGACCCTCTCCTGGCCAGTCCAACCAGCGACCCCGCCGGCCGCGAGGATCGCGGATCAACAGCCCCTCGAGCAGGGATCGCCTCACCCTACGGCCGTGGGAGATGGAGACGAGTCGACCGTCGCTGGGCCCCCAGTCCCCAAGGTCACGATCCAGCCGGCCGACCTGAACCGACATCCGGCCGCGGCGACATCTTTCGTGAGAAAATGGCGCCCGACGACGGTCCTCAGCGCTCTCTGGCTCGCCGGCTCGGCCTGCCTGGCCCTGGCGTACAGCCTGCGGATCCGTCGCTTCGTAAGGCTCATGAGCGGCTTCGAGCCCGCCTCCGACGAGACGCAATTGCTGGTCTCGAAGTTGTCGACGCGGCTCGGCTTGCGACGTGTTCCCGAAGCACTGACGACCGAGCACACCTTGCCGCCGCTGGTCTGGTCGATGGGTGGTCGCCCGTGCCTCGTGCTGCCGAGCCGCCTGTTCGACGGGCTGGCGGAGGAGGCCCGCGCCTCGATCCTGCTCCATGAACTGGCACACGTCCGGCGTCGCGACTACCTGGTGCGGCTGCTGGAACTCGCCGCGACCGTTGGTTTCTGGTGGCATCCGGTCGTCTGGTGGTCGCGGCGAAGGCTCCGCGACCTGGAAGAAGAATGCTGCGACGCGATCGTCCTGGAAGCCTCCCCGAGCCAGGCGAAGACTTACGCGCTCGCCCTGCTGGAAACGCTCGACTTCCTCTCCCGGACGCCCCGCCTCGGCGTCCCGCTCCCGACCGCCGTCCATTCCACGGATTCGTTGACAAGGAGGATCCGCATGCTGGCCCAGCCCCGCCCCGCGAAGTTGCGTCCCCTTCCCGCAGCCCTCGTCTTCGGCCTCGTCACGTTGCCGCTGGCCGTCGCCTTCTCGGCCGAGCCTCCTCAGGCCCCTTCCCCGCAAACCTCACCCCAGGCTCAGAACGCTCCCCCCGCCGCGAAGCCGGCCGTGATCGTCGGTGAGGTCAAGAATCAGTCCGGCGAGCCGCTCGCCGATGCCCGAGTGCTGGCCGTCTACCCCTTCGTCGAACTTCGTACTCGGCCGCCTGCTCCGTCATCAAAACGGTACGAGGTTCGGACCGACGCCGATGGGAAATACCGGCTGGTGGTACCCGACCTCGACGTCGCAACGACGATCGCCGTCGACGTGCTGAAGCCAGGTTATCGCCGTTCCACCGGCATGCCGATGGGGCCAAGGATCGATGATCGCAGACTCAAGGTCGGGCCCGGGGAGGAGGTGAACGCCTCCTTCACCCTGGAACCATCGCTCTATTTCAAGGGTGTCGCCGTCGACGAGGCAGGCAAGCCTGTCGGGAACGCCACGGTCCACGCACAACTCCACTGGGACCGATCCGGCGGATGGGTGGAACGAACCATCACAGGCAATGACGGGTCCTTCGAGCTGTTCAATTATCCCGAGGATGCCTCGATTTTCGACGAGAAGCGCCGTCCAGCCGCGGCCGAGGTCCTGTTTACGCATCCCGACCACGTCGACGTCCGGACATCAAATCTCTACAACCTCTCTGAGAACGAACGAAAGTCGTTGCGCGTTGTGATGGCGAGAGGTTCGAGGCTCTCAGGGACGATCCTCGACTCGTCCGGAGCGCCTGTGCCCGGTGTCGTCGTCGGAGCCGAAGCCAATGGAGGAGGCCCGGGGGCCGCCTCCGGCTCGACACGTAAGTCAACCACCACCGACGCGACGGGAAAGTTCGTCCTGCGAGGGGTGGCGAGGAAAAGGAACACGATCCGGGTCCTCTCCACGGCGATCGGGCAGAAGACGATGGTTCGGAAAGACGTCGACGGAGACGAGGAGGGCATCGCGATCGACCTGAAGCCGATGGAGCTTCCCTCCACCTTCAAGTCCCACGAAGTCCTCGGCATGAAGCTCACCGAGATGACGCCCGAACTGAGGAAAGCCTACGAGATTTACACCGATAAGGGCGTCGTCGTCATGGATCCCGGGGCGGATTCCTACCGGTTCGGGATCGGCCGGCTGGCCAAGGGCTACACCTTCTGGATGGTGGGACGTACCCAGGTCGGCACTGTTCAGGAGTTCGTCAAGCAGTTGATCGCCGAGGCCGAGAGGGGGGGAAATACTCCGGCCCATGTTCGGGTCGTCTACTGCTTCGTGGGAGCCGAACAGGAAGGGACCAACACGCAGTATCTCAATCTGACCCCAGCCGACGTCGATCAACTGAAGGCCGCTCTGAAGGTCATCGAATGAATCGATGGGCGCCGGGGCCACTCCGGACGTTACATCGGGCAAGGATTCCCAGATTGCGGCGGTCGAGGCTGTTGTGGCCGCCTCGATCCTCAGCCCAGAGCGGTAACTATCGACGAACAGCAATTCAGGTTAGGGGGTAGATTCTCAGTGGAGACAGTCGAAACGCGGGTTCTTTGACATCTTGCCTGGATTGCCGCGTTGGGGCGTTCGGAGGCGGAAAACCGCGCGAACGAAGCCGACGCAGGGCTGCTGTGAGGCCGTCGCGGATCGCATGCCCACGCTTGCGTGGGCATGGCGCCCGACGGGCTTTTCCGGGTCGGAATCAATGCGACGGCCTCGCTTTTTCACCGAACGAAGCCGCCATCGGCGCTCAACGCAAACTTCGATTCCATCGACTGTTGCGTCCAACGCCGGGGCTCCTGTCCAGAGCGATCGAACCCAACGTCGAAGCCGATGGCGAGAGCGATCGAAGGCGGACGGATCGAGCGAGGAAGGCTCGATCGATTCGCTTGAGACCACCGCGGCGTGAGGCGGGAACGCGCGAAAAGCGCGCGAACGAACCCGAGTGGGAGACGCTCGACTCGGCCGACTTCGGGTTCGTCAGGTTGTCGCGGTCGATCCGTCGGTGGCGAGCTTTCGGGCGGGTTGAATGGGATGGGGGACGGGGCGATAATGAGGAGATCGAGATTCGTCCCAACGCGCTGAGGCGTCGTCGGACGGGTCCACCCTCCTCCGGCATCCCCCCTGCACCGCAAGCGAATAGGTGAAGCGATCATGGCGCGTCGGCGAGTTGGACTCTGGCTCGTGGGAGCCTTCGGTGGGGTTGGGACGACGATGACCGTTGGCCTGGCGGCGATGGCGAGGGGCCTTTCGGACCAGACCGGGCTCACGACCGACCTGCCGGCCTTCCGCGACCTCCCGCTCCCGGCCCCGGGCGACTTCGTCGTCGGCGGCCACGAGATCCGCGAGACGACGTTCGACGCCTCGGCCGAGGAGTTCCGCGCCGCGTCGGGAGTCTTCGACGCTGAATGGCTCCGCGCCTGCCGCGAGGAACTGGCGGCGGCCTCGGCCCGCGTCCGTCCCGCCCCCCGCTACGGCCTGAGCCCGACGGTCGCGAAGCTCGGCGACTGGAACGCCTCGGCCCCCGTCGGCACGGCCCGCCAGGCGATCGACCAGATCGCCGCCGATCTGGAAGCGTTCGTGAAGGCCGAGAAGGTCGACCACCTGATCGTCCTGAACGTCTCTAGCACCGAACCCCCGTTCCGCACGGCGACGGCTCACGAGACGATCGACGGTCTGGAAGCCGTTCTGGATCGCCCCGGCGATCCGGTCCTCCCCTCCAGCAGCCTGTACGCCCTGGCCGCGTTCCGAGGCGGCCACACCTACATCAACTTCACCCCCAGCCTGGGGGCCTCGTTCCCGGCCGCTCACGCGCTCGCGGAGAAGACGGGGGCCCTCTATGCGGGCAAGGACGGCAAGACCGGCGAAACGCTGATGAAGACCGTGCTGGCGCCGATGTTCGCCGCTCGGAATTTCAAGGTCATGAGTTGGGTCGGCCACAACATCTTCGGCAACCGTGACGGTGTGGTTTTGGACGACCCGACGAACAAGTCGTCCAAGGTCGAGACCAAGGACAAGGTCATCACGGAGATCCTGGGCTACAAGCCGGCCTCGGTCGTCTCGATCGAGTACGTCCCCGACATGGGCGACTGGAAGACGGCCTGGGACCACATCCACTTCAAGGGGTTCCTGGGCACGAAGATGGCCCTGCAGTTCACCTGGCAAGGCTGCGACAGCCTGCTCGCCGCCCCCCTCGGCGTCGACCTCGCCCGCCTTGCCGACCTGGAGAAGCGCCGGGGCGGCAAGGGCCTGATGAAGCACCTCTCCTGCTTCTTCAAGGGCCCTGAGGGAGACCCCGAGAACGACTTCTTCAAGCAGTTCGCCCACCTCGAAGCGTACGCCGCCAAGGCGAATGCCGAGTCCCGTTGAAGCTTAGCCCGCCGGCCCTCTTCGCCGGCCCGTGAACGGCCGGGAGGAGGGCCCATGAAGGGACTCGAGAAGTTCGAGCAGGATGGTTTCGCGATCGTCGACGAAGTCCTCACCGGCGAAGAGGTCGACCGCCTGATCACGGCGCTGGGGGCGGTCCGATCGGGATCTCGCCTGGAACGAGCGGGCGAGGTTTACGCGAGCCGGAACCTGCTGGCCGATCTGCCTGAGGTCCGGCGGATCGCTGAGGGCGAGGCGCTCCTGGGCCTCGCCCGCGCCGTCCTGGGCTCTGGGGCGTTCCCGGTTCGAGGCCTTCTCTTCGACAAGACGCCCACGGCCAACTGGGGCGTGCCCTGGCATCAGGATCTCACCATCGCCATCAAGCGACGCGTGAGCGCCCCTGGCTTCGGCCCCTGGACCGTCAAGGCAGGCGTACCGCACGTCCGGCCTCCGGCCGAGGTCCTGGAACGCATGGTCACGATCCGCCTCCACCTCGACGAGGCAGGGCCAGAGAACGGTCCTCTGCTCGTCGTTCCAGGCTCACACCAGCAAGGCCGACTCGACGTCCCCTCGAGTCAGGAATGGCTCGACAAGGCCGGGGTCCAGACGTGCCTGGTCCCTCGCGGCGGCGTGCTCATGATGCGGCCGCTGCTCCTCCACGCGTCGTCGCCCTCAAACGGTCCCGCCCACCGCCGCGTCATCCACCTCGAATACGCGACCGGAACCCTGCCGTTCGGCGTCGAATGGCACGAACAACCGCCCACCGTCAACCTCGACTAAACGCCCGACTGTTGATGAGACCATCGGCCGTCTCTCCAGGCGGCGGCCGAAGCGACTTGTCATCCGACTGCTCGAGCATGGGTGAGACGTTTCTTGAAACTCCATCTCACCAATGAAAAAAGGGCTTGCGACATCGATGTCGCAAGCCCTTTGCAAGTGCCGAAGAGAGGACTTGAACCTCCACGGGCATGGTTAGCCCACTAGGACCTGAACCTAGCGCGTCTGCCAATTCCGCCACTTCGGCTTTCAAGTTCATCGAGCGTGCGGTGTTAGTCGCACGTCGTCAGGTCGAGGGGTATTGTAGCACCCCCAGGGGGGCGCGTCGAGGGGGTCGCGGGGAACTCGGGTGAAATCATGAAGAATGGGGGGTGTGTACAGCGGCGAGCAGTGCCTTGACCTTCGCTGGGTCTTTGCGACCGGGAGATGATTCGACGCCGCTGGCGACGTCGACCATCCAGGGATTCACCACGGCGACCCGCTCGGCGACGTTCTCGGGTGTCAGGCCTCCGGCCAGCATCAGCCGACGAATCGGCGGCAGGTCGGCCAGGATCGACGCACCGATCGAGGCCCCGGTGCCGCCGAAAGCGGTCGGCGACCAGGCGTCGATCAGGATCGCGTCGGGCGAGCGGCCCAGGCGTTCGGTACGCTCGAGGTAGGTCGCCATCCCTCGGACCGACGACTCGTCGCGGAGGCGGAAGGCGCGGATCAGGAAGAAGTCGCCCAATGCGACGAGGTCCTCGGGAGGTTCGTCGCCGTGAAGTTGGATCCGCGTTAGCCCAAGCGTCCGGCAGATGGTCGCGACCTCCACGGGCGGACGGCCGACGAACAGGCCGACGGCGCAATCGGCGGGATCGCGATCGAAGGCGTGCAGCACCTCGCGGGCGCGATCGACCGAAACCGATCGCGGCGACTGCGGGTGGAAATTCAGGCCCAGCCAGTCGACCCCGGCCGCCAGGCAGGCGGACGCCTCGGCGGGGTCGATCAGGCCGCAGACCTTGATCCCGGGGCTCCCTCGGAAGACGGGTTCGGCGACGAGGGAGGCGGGCATGAACGGATGAACTCGGCGAAGATCAGACGGGGACGCCCAGCTTCTCGAGAGCGTCCTTGAACTTGTTCAGCGGGTTGACGCCAACCAGACGGTCGACTTCCTTACCCCCCTGGAAGACCAGGACGGTCGGGATCGCGGAGATCCGCAGGCTGCCCGGCGTGTCCGTGTTCTCGTCGGTGTTCATCTTACCGACCTTCACCTTGTCGCCGAACTCGTTAGCCAGCTTCTCGATCGTGGGGGCCAGCATCCGGCAAGGGCCGCACCAGGGCGCCCAAAAATCGACGATGACGGGAGTAGCGGAGTCCAGTACTTCCGACTTCCAGTTGGCGTCGGTAAACTCCTTCACGCTGTCGGCCATGATCTGATCCCTCGCTGCGATGCAACCGATTCGGAGAGCCTGGATTAAATTCTCTTAGCCGTTCAGGCAACGGCACTGAAACTTGGAGGCATTATAAGTTGCACCAGGCGCGAGTCAACCAACCGGAAGGGCCCGTTCCGGCCTCCAGCCCGTGGGACTTCCTGGACCCGAGAGCCTCCGGATGGCTGACGGTCCTCCTGTTGGCGGTTCCTCTGGCGATCGCTCTGAGGTTCGCCGGCGCGGGGCCGATCCTCCTCTTCGCGGCCTCGTGCGCAGCGATCATCCCGCTGGCCGGCTTGATGGGGAGGGCTACCGAGCAACTGGCTGAACGGCTGGGGCCGGGGATCGGCGGGTTGCTCAACGCGACCTTCGGCAACGCGGCCGAGTTGATCATCGCGCTGTTCGCCCTGTTCAACGGCCTGGACGAGGTGGTCAAGGCGTCGCTGACGGGGAGCATCATCGGCAACATCCTGCTGGTGTTGGGGGCGAGCCTGCTGGCCGGCGGCCTCAAGTACGACATCCAGCGCTTCAATCGGACGGCCGCCGGCGTGGGGGCCACGATGATGGTCCTGGCCGCGATCGGCATGCTCGTTCCCGCGAT
The Paludisphaera rhizosphaerae DNA segment above includes these coding regions:
- a CDS encoding phytanoyl-CoA dioxygenase family protein, whose amino-acid sequence is MKGLEKFEQDGFAIVDEVLTGEEVDRLITALGAVRSGSRLERAGEVYASRNLLADLPEVRRIAEGEALLGLARAVLGSGAFPVRGLLFDKTPTANWGVPWHQDLTIAIKRRVSAPGFGPWTVKAGVPHVRPPAEVLERMVTIRLHLDEAGPENGPLLVVPGSHQQGRLDVPSSQEWLDKAGVQTCLVPRGGVLMMRPLLLHASSPSNGPAHRRVIHLEYATGTLPFGVEWHEQPPTVNLD
- a CDS encoding inositol-3-phosphate synthase, with translation MARRRVGLWLVGAFGGVGTTMTVGLAAMARGLSDQTGLTTDLPAFRDLPLPAPGDFVVGGHEIRETTFDASAEEFRAASGVFDAEWLRACREELAAASARVRPAPRYGLSPTVAKLGDWNASAPVGTARQAIDQIAADLEAFVKAEKVDHLIVLNVSSTEPPFRTATAHETIDGLEAVLDRPGDPVLPSSSLYALAAFRGGHTYINFTPSLGASFPAAHALAEKTGALYAGKDGKTGETLMKTVLAPMFAARNFKVMSWVGHNIFGNRDGVVLDDPTNKSSKVETKDKVITEILGYKPASVVSIEYVPDMGDWKTAWDHIHFKGFLGTKMALQFTWQGCDSLLAAPLGVDLARLADLEKRRGGKGLMKHLSCFFKGPEGDPENDFFKQFAHLEAYAAKANAESR
- a CDS encoding BlaI/MecI/CopY family transcriptional regulator codes for the protein MGIDQVTDGELAVLEVIWKRGDPTSRDIASAIYDDVSDSKTATVQKLLERLESKGCVQRDRSERAHRFRAKISREDFLENRLQALADQVCEGSLAPLVTTLLRSKELTRQDLDALRKLVDDLWPSGE
- a CDS encoding M56 family metallopeptidase; its protein translation is MNMFWAIILSNAVVAGLMAITAALIGRLWKNPAAVHVLWLAVLVKLFTPPLATLSWPVQPATPPAARIADQQPLEQGSPHPTAVGDGDESTVAGPPVPKVTIQPADLNRHPAAATSFVRKWRPTTVLSALWLAGSACLALAYSLRIRRFVRLMSGFEPASDETQLLVSKLSTRLGLRRVPEALTTEHTLPPLVWSMGGRPCLVLPSRLFDGLAEEARASILLHELAHVRRRDYLVRLLELAATVGFWWHPVVWWSRRRLRDLEEECCDAIVLEASPSQAKTYALALLETLDFLSRTPRLGVPLPTAVHSTDSLTRRIRMLAQPRPAKLRPLPAALVFGLVTLPLAVAFSAEPPQAPSPQTSPQAQNAPPAAKPAVIVGEVKNQSGEPLADARVLAVYPFVELRTRPPAPSSKRYEVRTDADGKYRLVVPDLDVATTIAVDVLKPGYRRSTGMPMGPRIDDRRLKVGPGEEVNASFTLEPSLYFKGVAVDEAGKPVGNATVHAQLHWDRSGGWVERTITGNDGSFELFNYPEDASIFDEKRRPAAAEVLFTHPDHVDVRTSNLYNLSENERKSLRVVMARGSRLSGTILDSSGAPVPGVVVGAEANGGGPGAASGSTRKSTTTDATGKFVLRGVARKRNTIRVLSTAIGQKTMVRKDVDGDEEGIAIDLKPMELPSTFKSHEVLGMKLTEMTPELRKAYEIYTDKGVVVMDPGADSYRFGIGRLAKGYTFWMVGRTQVGTVQEFVKQLIAEAERGGNTPAHVRVVYCFVGAEQEGTNTQYLNLTPADVDQLKAALKVIE
- the trxA gene encoding thioredoxin — translated: MADSVKEFTDANWKSEVLDSATPVIVDFWAPWCGPCRMLAPTIEKLANEFGDKVKVGKMNTDENTDTPGSLRISAIPTVLVFQGGKEVDRLVGVNPLNKFKDALEKLGVPV
- a CDS encoding phosphoribosylanthranilate isomerase encodes the protein MPASLVAEPVFRGSPGIKVCGLIDPAEASACLAAGVDWLGLNFHPQSPRSVSVDRAREVLHAFDRDPADCAVGLFVGRPPVEVATICRTLGLTRIQLHGDEPPEDLVALGDFFLIRAFRLRDESSVRGMATYLERTERLGRSPDAILIDAWSPTAFGGTGASIGASILADLPPIRRLMLAGGLTPENVAERVAVVNPWMVDVASGVESSPGRKDPAKVKALLAAVHTPHSS
- a CDS encoding 6-phosphofructokinase codes for the protein MKVGLLTGGGDCPGLNAVIRAVTRRVADAGGSCLGIQEGWRGLIRGMFRPLTPEDVDPTIGMGGTILGSSRTNPYKSPDADVPNLRRNFAEAGLDALIVVGGDDTLGVAARLINDFELPIVGVPKTIDNDLELADFSFGFDTAVNVVVESVERLRTTAESHRRVMVVETMGRSTGWLACFAGMAVGADYILVPEVPIEVPHLIASLRRKREAGKNHAIVLVAEGARYPDASPAVLESDAFGHPRLGGVGSLVAHAIDRQLRAETRTVVLGHLQRGGAPTVHDRVLATRMGLAAAELILRRRFGTVLTLRGSQIADVPLESSVLATRSLDLAYYQDAAAFFY
- a CDS encoding glycoside hydrolase family 71/99-like protein, with the protein product MTPRFPRWSPAFLLFLVAASLANAQTPGDEPWLKPYEGPTRTDVDATTLDGKVLCGYQGWHNTPCDGAGFGFTHWGERLGQPNARLVVDLWPDVSEYAPEDLCDVPGLTMPDGSPAKVYSAFRKGPVLVHTRWMREYGIDGVFLSRFIGEASSPKRSKHVNQVLANVREGCHREGRVWAMMLDLSGGRNTQRVKDDWTFLCDKVKVREDSRYLHHQGKPVVLLWGLGFKDRNWTVEQARELIDFFKNDPKYGGVYLIGGVDANWRTLKGDSRTEPEWADVYRSFDAVSPWDAGRYRDDASMDRARQRIWEGDVAELKAAGKGYMPTAFPGFSWDNLQRLQPGRSLIPRRKGEFYWRQFATFRDLGIRTVFVGMFDEVDEGTAIYKLADRTPAGQRFASTEGVPNDWYLTLTGAATRMIRGDAPLSWTIPSPPAAPAGSGR